A segment of the Microscilla marina ATCC 23134 genome:
TGTACGACTTGTGTAAGAGCTTCTAACAGTTTGTCGTGCTTGTTCAATCGCATAGCAACCAACTCCAATACTACCCTCCGTGAAGGTCTTACCGCAGGGTGACCTGAGCAGTGCCATTCGAAACACCATACACGACTTGTGTAAGGACTTCTGGGTTGGCAAGTAGGTCAGGCTAACGCCCAAAGACCCACACCTGAGACGGTATTTTTTGGTTGAACTGCCTATGACGAGGTTAAGGTAAAATAAGGCAAGAGAGCAGTTCAACCAACAAGTGTAATAGAGAAATGATCATTTGGAATGGGCACTAAAGTAAAAAACGAGACCCTAACAGAATCTCGTTTTTCTTTCCTAACCACAAAGCTTATTAAATATCTTTGATTAGTATATATTCAAACCAAAGACCAAAAGCATTTTGGCGTGAAAAATATTTTTTAAGTAATTGATAATCAGTGCAATAAAATTTTATTTTTTTATTTTCATGCAAGTAGGAAAGGTGCAAAATAGTAGATTTTATACGTTATTTCGTAATGAGTACGGTATTTCATTAATTTATTCCCACCTTTTTTGCCGAAAAACCATCTTTACCCTCACTGAGTTCAGGTAGATACTCCCTAAGTATTTTAATGGTCTCCCGATACTTCTGATCGTTCCAACCCATCTTTTCCATCATTTTAAGTGCATCTTCGCGAGTATTTGCCACAAACTTGCCTTTGCCCATGTGAAAATTTTGTGCAATGTATTTGGTGATTCCTGTATTTGCCATTTGTTGAGCAAAAGTATGGGCACTGGCTACTGGCAATAGGGGAGTCAGGCTAATACAACTCTCAACCCCTGCCTGGTGTACTTCAGCAATTGCTTTTAAGCGAGTTTTGTTAGAAGGACACAAAGGCTCAAATGCTTTTCTTACCGTCTCATCATCTGTGGTAACGGTCATATTTACCTGCACCTTGTCGAACTTCTGTAACAAATCTATATCACGGGTTACCAGTGGGCTCCGGGTTTGGATAAGCAGCGTAACCTGATGGTAATCGAGTAACTCTTGTAGCAATTGGCGGGTCAGTTTTAGCGAACGCTCTACTGGTTGGTAGGGGTCAGTAACACTGCTTAGGTAGATTACCTTGTCAATCAAGGGTTTTTTACGCCACTTGGTAAGTAATTGTAAAGCATTGTCTTTTACCTTGATCCAATAGCCCCAGTTGTCACGGTTTTGTTGGGTAGTGGCAAAAAAGGCCGCATAGCAATAGTTGCAGCCAAACGAGCAACCCGAATAAGGGTTGAGGCTGTAGTCGTAGCTAGACAAAAAACCTTTGGTAGGAGTCAATATAGAGGAAGCATCGGTATAAGCCACACTTGCTTGTCCTATGTTGGTTTTTTTTGTGGGTTTTGGCTAGGAGTGTTAGGCGAAGATTCAGGAAAAAGGTTTTGTTGCATTTTAGGGCATATTTTGAGTGTACAGTCTGTTTACAAAAATAATTGTATGTGGGCACATTGCCAAAGCCCAATCATAAAGAATGATCACTTACCTTTAAACTAAATGTGATGGATTAATCACTAGTAAATACTTCAAGGTATTTACCATCTTTATAATACATTATCTTACTCGATTTACCATAAAGCATATAGTTAAAGGCTTCATTTTTTAGTATCAATGGTTTACTAGGGTCATACGTCTTTACTTTGCCTGCAGGTTGTAGGCTAATCCCTGCCCCCAAACTTGCTTTGCCCTCAATTTTGCCTTCGTCCGACACCTTAATTGCTTCGTAGCCATCATCAGTTTTATGAAATACCATCAAACGTGCTTCGTTGGCTTTGTTTATAAAAAAACCAGCGCAATCTTCTTTACCATCACCATTAAAATCCCCTTTTACCACAATACTTTTTTCGTATTTGATCAGGGTATCACTTGGGTCAATTACCTTTTTAAAATCGTTGCTTAACCATTGTTGAGGAGTGACCAATGCCCAACCTTTCATATTAGCTTGCATGTATTTGTAAAGTTCAGGAGCAAGGTATTCTTCATCGGCAGTAAAGCCATTGTGCTCATCACCCCCTGTATACCCAGTAGAGGAAGGGTCTACCTGAGTGCTTGTAGTATCACTACTTTGTTGGTTACCTTCATTGTTTGAGGTAGTGTTGCTTGTGGTGTCGCTAGAGGTAGTATCTGTGTTTTCAGTGTTTCCGCCTTCTCTAGTGCCTCCACAACTTGCACAAACAGCAAGTAAAATACACAATGTCAATGTGTTAAGATAGTTCATAAGATTGTTCGATTTTTGATAAAATAAAAAAGCAGCAAAAGAGTTTCTCTTGCTGCTTTAATTTAATAAATGTGACGGTCTTTCAATGCCGATTTAAATTTTATCTTCTTTTACCCACAGCGATAATGTCAAAAAAGCCTCCACTGCCTTTTTCACCCATTGATATCGGCATTACTCCATTCCATTTTTCTATAGCTTTTAACTGTGATTTTTATAAGTTGTTGGAAATCAATGTGATACGAAAGTGTAGTTACCTGTGAACCGAATCTACAGCAGTTTGCTGTGATGAGCTCAACGCAGTTAAACAGGGTCTAGCACCGATATTCATCGGTATCTAAGGACTTGCGACTTGTCGCTTAAAGCTTGCTCCCTGTCTGGGCTTTTAACTGAATCAATTGGTCACTTACCGATTCACACAATAGTTCTTGAGACCTTGCCTGAGCCTTGGCAATTTCTATTGGTGCACTGGCTTGTTCTGCTTCAGTTTTAATCCGATTCAGGTCATTCTTTACTTTTAAGCGAAATGTTATGGACTAATCTCTGGTAAATGCTTTTACATATTTACCATCTTTATAAGAGATGATATTATCTGATTTACCATAAGTCATATAGACAAATGACTCATTTTTGAGAACAAAAGATTCACTGGGGTCATACATCTCTATTTTACCTGGAGGTTGTAGTCTAAGCCCCAGTCCTAAACTTGCTTTGCCCTCAATTTTACCTTCGTCCGACACTTTAATTGCCTCATAGCCATCATCAGTTTTATGAAATATCATCAAACGTGCTTCGTTGGCTTTGTTTATAAAAAAACCAGCACAATCTTCTTTACCGTCGCCATTAAAATCTCCCTTTACTACAATATCCTTTTCATATATAATGGCGGTATCACCTGGATCTACTACTTTCTTGGCATCATTACTCAACCATTTCTCACGAGTTATTAGCGCCCAGCCTTTCATATTGGCTTGCATGTATTTGTAAAGC
Coding sequences within it:
- a CDS encoding SPL family radical SAM protein — translated: MAYTDASSILTPTKGFLSSYDYSLNPYSGCSFGCNYCYAAFFATTQQNRDNWGYWIKVKDNALQLLTKWRKKPLIDKVIYLSSVTDPYQPVERSLKLTRQLLQELLDYHQVTLLIQTRSPLVTRDIDLLQKFDKVQVNMTVTTDDETVRKAFEPLCPSNKTRLKAIAEVHQAGVESCISLTPLLPVASAHTFAQQMANTGITKYIAQNFHMGKGKFVANTREDALKMMEKMGWNDQKYRETIKILREYLPELSEGKDGFSAKKVGIN